A DNA window from Vigna unguiculata cultivar IT97K-499-35 chromosome 10, ASM411807v1, whole genome shotgun sequence contains the following coding sequences:
- the LOC114165298 gene encoding WAS/WASL-interacting protein family member 3-like, which produces MVSTRSKAGANKQADTGPSGPANITPDLAAILDGQAKMQQELADQKKRSVDEMEALRQENSHLKRKIEPIPLRRERQGRHLKLQGPWPSSPQKKKASTIPPVTPSPPPNKHPSPQPIPLISPPPYQSTPRPLSSPPPSTPPSFDILSHMFTTNFADSRPHQTTTISLLGIRQAQGESLRAFIDRFSKAALRTPHLNHEMILQCMALTLQPGPFSNKVYLHPPASMHELKLRAADYVSTAANPTPPPPALIPDQESPDNPALLDMLPSKSQIPPP; this is translated from the exons atggtttcaacccgTAGTAAAGCTGGAGCTAACAAGCAAGCTGACACTGGTCCTTCGGGACCCGCTAACATCACCCCGGATCTGGCCGCCATCCTTGACGGTCAAGCCAAAATGCAACAGGAGCTGGCTGATCAGAAGAAGCGTAGCGTTGATGAGATGGAGGCACTGCGGCAGGAAAACTCTCACCTCAAGCGAAAGATCGAACCGATCCCACTCAGAAGGGAAAGGCAAGGGAGGCATCTGAAGCTACAAGGTCCCtggccttccagcccacagaagAAGAAAGCGAGTACAATCCCACCcgtcacaccttcaccaccacccaacaaacacccatcccCTCAACCCATCCCACTCATTTCCCCTCCACCCTACCAAAGCACACCGCGGCCTCTATCCTCACCGCCACCCTCCACACCACCCAG CTTCGacatcctctcccacatgttcacAACTAACTTTGCTGacagccgcccacatcaaactacCACGATCTCCCTCCTCGGCATCAGGCAAGCACAGGGCGAGTCGCTTCGGGCATTCATCGACCGCTTCAGCAAGGCTGCccttcgcaccccacacctcaaccacGAAATGATTCTCCAGTGTATGGCCCTCACCCTCCAACCCGGCCCCTTCTCCAACAAAGTCTACCTTCAtccacctgcctctatgcacgagCTAAAGTTGCGGGCCGCCGACTATGTTT ccaccGCCGCCAATCCCACCCCACCACCCCCCGCCCTGATCCCAGACCAAGAGAGCCCCGACAACCCCGCTTTACTAGATATGCTCCCCTCAAAGTCCCAGATCCCGCCTCCTTGA